The window CAAAAACCTGTGTTGAAGAGTACGGGTACCCCACCCCGGTAAAGCCGGCTCTTGCCCTTTTGGCCCCAGAAATCAGCAGCAACCGCACCATCTTTCCTGAATCAAAGGTCATCAAACAGGGCGAATTCCAAAATGACGTGGGACCGGCCATTGAAATCTATCAGCAATACTGGGAAAAGCTTCGTACCAGCAACTAGTCGATACTGATGGAGATACAGGCTATATCATCGTGGCATTTGAACCGTGGAAAAGACAGGCACAAAGGGTCTGTCTTTTCCATCTGCCGGATTGTTTTTTTTAAGCCCGTAAGTCCCAGAAAAAGAAATCCGTTTACCAGGGCCGTATAATCTGTTTTTCTATCCGGAATCGCAGAAGGGATTGTCAGTCCATCCGTAAAGAGCAGAATATGGCGAACCTCTTCAAGATTCTGGGTTCCGTGGTTCAAAAACGCCTGGGCCGCCTTTTCTCCGCTGAGTACCCCGTAGGAGACATTCATTTGAGACCTTACGCTTCGGATCTGGCCGGCCAGTTTTTCCCTGGCCAGCGACACCCTTGCCCGGGTTTCCCATGAATCAACCCGGGGCCATCCTGGTTTTCCCGACTCCGACTGGTCCCGGGTCAGCTCCCGCCACAGGCACAGGGTTTTATAATCATGATTTTCCCGTTCCACCAACGCCTTATATGATCCATCATTATATATAACAAGAATCATGGCGTCCCCGGCCTGAACCCATTCCAGATGGTTCTGTTTTATACGAACCACAGCCGCACTGGTGCTCCAGAGGTTTTCCTTTCTGGAAATATCCACGCCGTGCATGACCATCTGCTTCATAATTTCGTTATTGGCCTGATCCGCCAGCTCACAAAGAGGGAAATGGTTGTAACGGAATACTGACATGGCGGCCTCGGCAGCAAGCAGGCCGCCGGTACGGCCACCCCCAAAGGTTCTTTTATCAAGGCTTGTCGCCCCGTCAAAAACGCCGAAAATATTATCCCCGGCCACCAGACAGTCTTCATTGACAGGGGCAGTGCCTTTTTCAAGAATGGTCTGAACTTTAATATTTACCCTCGGCTTTAGCATTCAGCAAAGCTATAAAAATGCCGGCATCCATGTCAAAATGAAATATTCGATATTTTTTCAAGTTTGCATTGATAATACTAATCCCGAGCAACCATGCTTTTCGTACATCCGTGCCCTGCTGATTTAAAATGTAAAATAATACATACATGGAGGCCTGTACCGACCAATAAAATTGAATATCCCGATAAAACAAACAACAGAAGATAAGGATTTTCAATTTGCCAAAAACCCTTATTTTATATAGGTCTTGAAACGTTTGTGGTTTAGATTGGATAAATGTTGCCGCTGGAAATAAAAGAGTATTAAGGACAGATTTTCCCAGACAACACTGAAGTTTTTAAAGGCACTGCCCGAGGTTGTCTGGTGCAAAAATTTTAGTATTTAAAGGAGTCAATCTAATGATCAATGTCACCAAGCCTGCCCAGGAACAGGTCAGGATGTATTTTGAAGGCAAAGAACTTTCACCCGTCAGAATCTTTCTTAACAGCGGCGGATGCGGCGGGCCAAGCCTTGCCATGGCCCTGGACGAGAAACAGGAGACCGATGCTGTATTTACCTTTGACAATGTAGAATACATCATGAACAAAGACCTTCTGGAAAAGGCAAGCCCTGTGGATATTGATTTCGTAGGAAGCGGCTTTCACCTGGAATCAAACCTGAAACCGGCAGGCGGATGCATGGGGTGCAGCGGCGGGACATGCGGCAGCTAGCCGAAAGGGTAAGTATGGCGCAGGAAGTCCACCTTCATCCAAAACTGGAAAGACAGCTTACAGCAATGCAAAATCAGGTCAACGCCCCATCCATTGCTGCAGACCGCGCCCAAAAAATTATTAAAGCCATGATTGAAGGCCGAACATCCCAGGCTGCAGGGCTGTTCAGAGCGCGTTCAGATGCCCGGGTAAAAAATTCCTGGAAATATGACCTTGGTGCAGGATACCGCCTGATCTGTATCCGTGACAGACAGATCATTTACGTCATGTATGTAGGAGATCACGAAAGCTGTGACGCCTGGCTGAACAGCAATTCAAAAAAACAGCCCCAAAATACTGAAATTAAGATGACCGCCTTCACCATTCGTAACAATCCGGAAATTTATGATTTTCAAACAGTTTGTTCCATGGACCCAGAAGCGGATTCAGATGATCAGAATTTGACACCCATTCCCCAGGAATACCTAAGAAGGGTATTCTGCGGGCTTGTGGCTGGTTGATATGCTGACTGATAGCGGAACATCGGGAATTCAAAAATAATACTGATGTAAAAAGATTAGACCTTAAAGCAACCATTTCAAAGGAGAACGTTATGACCGAGGCAATAAAACTTGATAAGGGAACAAAGGCAGCGTTTAGAGAAAAACTGATGGGTAAACTGCCCAATGGGGCCAATCTTAATACATGCCTGACATGCGGTGTATGCGCTTCCGGTTGCCCGGCCACCGGGCTTGAAAATATGGATCCGCGCAAATTCGTCAGGATGGTGGCTTTGGGCATGGACGAAGAACTGACCATGCATCCATGGGTGTGGATGTGTTCCCAGTGCCAGAGGTGCATTTATGTATGCCCGATGAAGATCGACATCCCGGCCATGATTTTTGAGGCCCGGAATTTATGGCCCCGGGACCAAAGGCCCAAAGGCATTGTAGGGTCTTGTGATATGGCCATGAGAAACACCTGCGGCAGTGCCATGGGCATTTCCGAAGAGGATTTTGAGTGGGTGGTTGGAGATATTCTTGACGAAGTTCATGAAAACCAGCCGGGTTGGGAAGATCTTGAAGCTCCGGTCAATAAAGAAGGTGCCCATTTCTTTGTAAGCCAGAATTCCCGTGAACCAGGCACGGAACCCGAGGAGATGATTCCGTTATGGAAAATTCTGCATATTGTAGGCGCAGACTGGACCTACGCCACACGGGGCTGGGGTGGAGAAAATTATTGCATGTTCCTTGCAGATGACGAAAGCTGGGAAAAAGTTGCAAGGAACTCCATTGAATCCGCCGGTGAACTGGGCTGCAAAGTCTATTTAAACACCGAATGCGGCCATTCAACCTATTCCATATGGCAGGGCCAGAAACGATACAATATAGAGACCAAGCTTGAAATTGCACCCATGGTTCAATATTATGCCAAATGGATCCGGGAAGGCAAACTGAAACCTAGTTCCGACTGGAACAAAGACTTAAAAGTTACGTTTACCTGCCAGGATCCCTGTCAGCAGGTTCGAAAAAGTTTTGGTGACCCCCTGGCCGAGGATTTACGCTTTATTATCAAAGCCTGTGTCGGTGAAGAAAATTTCATTGATATGCAGCCGAACTATTCCAATAACTTCTGCTGCGGTGGCGGCGGTGGATACCTTCAGTCAGGATACAATGAACAACGTCTGAAATATGGCGAAATCAAAAAAGATCAGATCCTGGCCACCGGTGCAGCCTACTGCGTTACACCCTGCCATAACTGTCATGATCAAATTCATAAACTGGCGGAGCACTATGAATGTGAATATCATACCATTCATTTATGGACACTGATTGCGTTTTCATTAGGCGTGCTTGGCGCGACGGAACGGTTATATCTGGGGCCGGACCTGAAGCCACTTAACATGCCGGAAGGCCAAGAATTAGAAGACGAATATTAAATCATTTCGCGGCATTTAAAAGGCGTTTTAAAATAAGTATTAATTTTCGGGGCAGGGTATTATTTTTATCCTGCCCCGTTTTTCTATTGGAATCACCAATTCATATTCACATTTTTTATTTATATTTTCGTTTTGATTTTAATACCCATCGTCATAATATTTAGGGTTTCAGCATAGATAAGTGTCTTTGTTAAATTGAATGTGGATTACTTATCGATGAAAGAGACACAAGTACTGATGTTATAAAAAAGGAGTATACAATGAGCGAAGATTATGCCCCCATGTGGGAGAGTCTTGGCATGGATTTACAAGCCCACGACGCGTTATTAGGTGTTTTGGGGCAAGGGTACCAGGACATATATCTTGCCCAGAAGAATCGCCCCGAAGGCATGGGGTATTTTGATTTTGTCATGAACGAGGTCCATGGACTGAGGATCAAGGAGCTTTTGGACGAGAAAAAACAGAACCGCAAGATCATTGGCAGTTATTGCGTGTTTGTGCCGGAAGAGATTGCCCTTGCCGGGGGTGCAACCCTGGTAGGCCTGTGTTCCGGTGCGGACTTTGCCGTTGAGGAAGTGGAAAAACATTTACCCCGAAATACCTGCGCATTGATTAAATCCTCCTTTGGTTTCAAGTTAGGTAAGGTCTGTCCCTACCTTGAAAGTGCGGACATGATTGTGGGCGAAAACACCTGTGACGGCAAGAAAAAAGCCTATGAAATTTTTGCCGGCATGGTGGACAACCTTTACATCATGGACCTGCCCCAGGTCAAATCCGGCCAGGGACGCACACTTCTTAAAGAAGAATATGAACGTTTTAAAAAAGCCGTGGAAGACTTGACCGGCAACACAATCACCCGGGAATCACTCAAAGAGGCAATCAAGGTCGTAAATGCAAAACGGGCCGCCCTGCACCGGTTGGCACTATTAAGGAAGGCCGATCCTGTGCCCATTTCCGGCCTTGACGCCCTTTTAGCCAATCAGGTGTTCTTTTACGACAACCCCGCCAGGTTCACCGAATCCGTAAACAAAATCTGTGACGAACTTGAAGTGCGGATCAAGGAAAACAAAGGCGCATTTCCGCCCAAAACTCCGAGAATTCTTATTTCCGGCTGTCCCATGGCTGTTCCCAACTGGAAACTTCCCTGGATCATTGAAACCAGCGGCGCTGTGATCGTGGGCGAGGAGTCCTGCGTTGGCGAACGGGGCGCACGTAATCTGACCGGTGATTCAGGACAAAGTCTTGATGAAATGATGGAGGCCATCACGGAGCGCTATTTCAAGGTGGACTGTGCGATCTTTACCCCCAACCAGGAGCGCAGCGACCATATTGTTGAGATGGCCAAAGCCTATGGCGCAAACGGTGTGATCCATTACGGCCTGCAGTTCTGCCAGCCCTATATCATGGAATCCATCCCTGTGGAAAATAAACTTGAAAAATTAGGCATCCCCTGTATGAGAATTGAGACAGATTACGGCATGGAGGATGTGGGACAACTTAAGACCAGAGTGGAAGCCTTTATAGAGCAAATTTCCGATTAAGGGAAAAAATGATTTACGCAGGAATTGATATCGGTTCCAGGAGCATTGAACTGGTACTGGTAAAAAACGAAAAAATTATTGAAGCCCGCCAGACCGACACCGGGTTTGATCCCATTTCCCAGGCCAAGAAACTGATGCAGGGAGCAAAATTTGACAGCATCATGGCCACAGGTTATGGGCGCAACCTTTTTGAGGTGGCCTATGAAGATGCGTCAACGGTTACAGAAATAAAAGCCCATGCCGCAGGCGTCCAGATGGAATTCCCCAGGGTACTGTCCATCCTGGACATTGGCGGCCAGGACAGCAAATCCATCCGGCTCAACGACCAGGGCCGGGTGGTAAAATTTGAGATGAATGACCGCTGCGCCGCTGGCACGGGCAAATTTCTTGAAATTATGGCCCACAATCTGGGTTTTTCCCTGGACGATTTTGGCCCGGCGGCCCTTGCTGCCCAAAAAGACCTTCAGATCAACAGTATGTGCACGGTGTTTGCCGAATCCGAAGTCACATCGCTCATCGCCAAGGGCCAGGACCGGCAGGAGATAGCCCGGGGCCTTCACTTAAGTGTGGTCAAGCGCGCGGTCGGCATGCTGAACCGCGTGGGGGCACAGGGACCCGTTGTATTTTCCGGCGGGGTGGCACAAAATCCTTGTATGGTGCAGATGGTGGCCAACGCCCTGAAAGAAGAGGTTCTTGTCCCCGAACATCCCCAGATGATGGGCGCTTTAGGAGCGGCCATGATCTTGTCTGCAAAACAATAATCAACCTGGTTCGGGACTGCATGTGGAGCCGTTTTCCGTGAATGCGCCTCAACTTTGGCTTCTGCTTCAAGGCCGGGCAGAATTTTTCCAAGCCAGACACTGGCGCCAAAGAAAAAAACTGCTCCCGCAATATTTAAGTACGGCATAAGTGTCCCCTCACTGCCGGCCAAAACAAGCCCGGCGATCCAGATCATTGCCGGTAAAGCGGCACTGCGTTTCTTTTTCGGGATACGTTTTATCTTTTTATTCAGTAAATTTTTCCGATTTAACAAAACAGAATGTTGCATAACCCACCTCCGTTTGGTTGAAATATATCAATATATGTTTAGCATAGTAAACACAAAATCCAAAAAAATTTACCGGTATTCCCGGCAACTCCAGATCACCCGCCCAAGGATTCTTACCTTTTCAAGGGCATGAATATCCAGATGAATGGGTGAAAAATCCTTATTATCACTGCACAGAACCAAAGCATCAGGATGTTTTTCCAGTCGTTTGACAAGAATGGTGTCATCCACCCCCACGGCATAAATGGCTCCCGCCATGATACGGGTTTGGGACTGATCGATTAATACAGTATCCCCTTCACGAATCAAGGGTTCCATGCTCCGGCCGAACACCTCCATGGCCACCATGGCCGAAGCAGAACCTTTACGGGAAAGCCAGGAAGAGGAAAACGAAAGAAACTGTGAAATATTCTGATCACATTCAAAAGACCCTGTGCCGGCAGACAGGCGGGCAGCGACCTTGGGAATGCGACGGAAACCGCTGCAGTCTTCATTATGTTTCTGGTCATAGAAAACCGATCCGTTACCCGTCTCCACCCACTCGGGATTCACTTTGAACCGCCTGAAAAGCTTTATAATCCAGTTATCAGGAATATGGTTCTTATTTCTGGCATGGGTGATCCCCGACCTGTTGATACCAAGTTCCCTGGCAAGTTCCGACTGGGATGAAATCCCGGTGGCACTCATGATCCGGTTGATCAACACATCGACTTTATTTTCCGGCATACGTTTATCCCTAATTCAAATCGTTTTTTTTCTGCATAGATGCCATACTTGTTTATAAAATGCAACGATTATATTTGACGTTGATCAATGGAAAAATCTTTTTATGCACTCATCATCTTGCCAGAAAGCATCTGTATCCTCATAAAGCTGTTGAAGAATATGGGTCACATGCTCCTGCATCTGTTCAAATTCGTCCCGTCCCATACTCTTTGGCACATGGATGGGGACACCAAACCGGATGATGACCCGGGAAAAGGGCCTGGGGACCATGAAACGGTCCCAGGAATTGAACTCCCACCGATTTTGCCCGGAGGTGATGACGGGGACAATGGGCAGATCCGCATACTGGGCAATGCGGATCAGGCCGGGTTTAACCACTCCGAAAGGTCCCTGGGGGCCGTCAACAATATGGCCGATCTTGTACCCCTTTCGGGCTAGACGTTTAATGGTCTCAAGGGCCTGGCCTCCCCCCAGGGACGAAGATCCCCTCACGGCTCTCCAGCCCAGGATGTCCACAGCCCGGGCCGCCATCTCACCGTCACGGCTTTGGGAAATCATAATGGCTATGGGTTTTCGAGTTGAAAAAAAAGTGATCCCCGGGAAAAAACGCTGGTGCCAGGACGCATAAACCACACGCCCCCCGGCCTTTAAAATGTTTTGTTCATTTCCCGGGTCTAAAATCCTGATGCGGTAGGTGGCTGACAGCAGCCTGACAAGCAACAGCCCTGCATAGGGGAACAAATAATAGTATAAAAAATACCTGATTTTATTTTTCATAGAGATTGCTCCGATAGTAGAAGGTCGAGACTAAAAAAAGCACCGAAATGTATGTACCCGAAAACGTCGACTCTGCCAAGCACTCTGTAAAGCGTCATTTGAAATTTTTAAAATTCTTGGCACAGGTGTCACCGCCACACACCGTTAC is drawn from uncultured Desulfobacter sp. and contains these coding sequences:
- a CDS encoding double-cubane-cluster-containing anaerobic reductase, encoding MSEDYAPMWESLGMDLQAHDALLGVLGQGYQDIYLAQKNRPEGMGYFDFVMNEVHGLRIKELLDEKKQNRKIIGSYCVFVPEEIALAGGATLVGLCSGADFAVEEVEKHLPRNTCALIKSSFGFKLGKVCPYLESADMIVGENTCDGKKKAYEIFAGMVDNLYIMDLPQVKSGQGRTLLKEEYERFKKAVEDLTGNTITRESLKEAIKVVNAKRAALHRLALLRKADPVPISGLDALLANQVFFYDNPARFTESVNKICDELEVRIKENKGAFPPKTPRILISGCPMAVPNWKLPWIIETSGAVIVGEESCVGERGARNLTGDSGQSLDEMMEAITERYFKVDCAIFTPNQERSDHIVEMAKAYGANGVIHYGLQFCQPYIMESIPVENKLEKLGIPCMRIETDYGMEDVGQLKTRVEAFIEQISD
- a CDS encoding (Fe-S)-binding protein, whose product is MTEAIKLDKGTKAAFREKLMGKLPNGANLNTCLTCGVCASGCPATGLENMDPRKFVRMVALGMDEELTMHPWVWMCSQCQRCIYVCPMKIDIPAMIFEARNLWPRDQRPKGIVGSCDMAMRNTCGSAMGISEEDFEWVVGDILDEVHENQPGWEDLEAPVNKEGAHFFVSQNSREPGTEPEEMIPLWKILHIVGADWTYATRGWGGENYCMFLADDESWEKVARNSIESAGELGCKVYLNTECGHSTYSIWQGQKRYNIETKLEIAPMVQYYAKWIREGKLKPSSDWNKDLKVTFTCQDPCQQVRKSFGDPLAEDLRFIIKACVGEENFIDMQPNYSNNFCCGGGGGYLQSGYNEQRLKYGEIKKDQILATGAAYCVTPCHNCHDQIHKLAEHYECEYHTIHLWTLIAFSLGVLGATERLYLGPDLKPLNMPEGQELEDEY
- a CDS encoding IscA/HesB family protein: MINVTKPAQEQVRMYFEGKELSPVRIFLNSGGCGGPSLAMALDEKQETDAVFTFDNVEYIMNKDLLEKASPVDIDFVGSGFHLESNLKPAGGCMGCSGGTCGS
- a CDS encoding protein phosphatase 2C domain-containing protein: MLKPRVNIKVQTILEKGTAPVNEDCLVAGDNIFGVFDGATSLDKRTFGGGRTGGLLAAEAAMSVFRYNHFPLCELADQANNEIMKQMVMHGVDISRKENLWSTSAAVVRIKQNHLEWVQAGDAMILVIYNDGSYKALVERENHDYKTLCLWRELTRDQSESGKPGWPRVDSWETRARVSLAREKLAGQIRSVRSQMNVSYGVLSGEKAAQAFLNHGTQNLEEVRHILLFTDGLTIPSAIPDRKTDYTALVNGFLFLGLTGLKKTIRQMEKTDPLCLSFPRFKCHDDIACISISID
- a CDS encoding S24 family peptidase; translated protein: MPENKVDVLINRIMSATGISSQSELARELGINRSGITHARNKNHIPDNWIIKLFRRFKVNPEWVETGNGSVFYDQKHNEDCSGFRRIPKVAARLSAGTGSFECDQNISQFLSFSSSWLSRKGSASAMVAMEVFGRSMEPLIREGDTVLIDQSQTRIMAGAIYAVGVDDTILVKRLEKHPDALVLCSDNKDFSPIHLDIHALEKVRILGRVIWSCREYR
- a CDS encoding acyl-CoA dehydratase activase, coding for MIYAGIDIGSRSIELVLVKNEKIIEARQTDTGFDPISQAKKLMQGAKFDSIMATGYGRNLFEVAYEDASTVTEIKAHAAGVQMEFPRVLSILDIGGQDSKSIRLNDQGRVVKFEMNDRCAAGTGKFLEIMAHNLGFSLDDFGPAALAAQKDLQINSMCTVFAESEVTSLIAKGQDRQEIARGLHLSVVKRAVGMLNRVGAQGPVVFSGGVAQNPCMVQMVANALKEEVLVPEHPQMMGALGAAMILSAKQ
- a CDS encoding lysophospholipid acyltransferase family protein → MKNKIRYFLYYYLFPYAGLLLVRLLSATYRIRILDPGNEQNILKAGGRVVYASWHQRFFPGITFFSTRKPIAIMISQSRDGEMAARAVDILGWRAVRGSSSLGGGQALETIKRLARKGYKIGHIVDGPQGPFGVVKPGLIRIAQYADLPIVPVITSGQNRWEFNSWDRFMVPRPFSRVIIRFGVPIHVPKSMGRDEFEQMQEHVTHILQQLYEDTDAFWQDDECIKRFFH